Proteins co-encoded in one Acidobacteriota bacterium genomic window:
- a CDS encoding glycosyltransferase encodes MNVLLHVLFWVALAGTITSSIYCLMVLAAAVRFGVHRRREEAAAAVSSFLPPVSVLKPLHGTEDGMERNLETFFEQDYPEFELLFCARHDADAGLQLARKVGERYPHVDAKYLTCGEPPPQFHNAKVFSLAKLDSVARHPLYITSDADVRVTPDYLRKMVQNLKDPHVGLASSVYLGTVHRGHAAGLSSQVDAVGKSVEMTSGVIVADMLEGTKFALGVTMAVRRQSFVDAGGFEELGQFYADDFVLGNRLAARGTGVRLATHVIRLLVEDTPFGLSFRNQLRWMQSTRRSRPWGHLGTGLTFALPFGLMGLLWGLLSGHALLGLAWLAAMVANRWLQAGAVLRVMGDSDWIYGMLIYPLRDLLGSILWLGSYGGDRFYYRGQTYRLREGGRVER; translated from the coding sequence ATGAATGTATTGCTCCATGTCCTGTTCTGGGTTGCGCTTGCGGGCACAATCACCTCTTCCATCTACTGCCTGATGGTACTGGCTGCCGCTGTGCGCTTCGGCGTTCACCGTCGCCGTGAAGAGGCTGCGGCAGCGGTCTCCAGCTTTCTTCCTCCAGTCAGCGTGCTGAAGCCACTGCACGGGACTGAAGACGGTATGGAACGCAATCTCGAAACCTTCTTCGAGCAGGACTATCCGGAGTTTGAGCTGCTCTTCTGCGCGCGTCACGATGCCGATGCCGGCCTTCAGCTTGCGCGCAAGGTTGGTGAGCGCTACCCGCATGTCGACGCCAAGTACCTGACCTGTGGTGAGCCTCCGCCGCAGTTTCATAATGCGAAGGTCTTCTCGCTGGCGAAGCTAGATTCCGTGGCACGTCACCCGCTTTACATCACGAGCGACGCCGATGTCCGCGTAACGCCGGATTATCTGCGGAAGATGGTGCAGAACCTGAAGGATCCCCATGTAGGTCTGGCGTCGAGCGTGTATCTCGGTACGGTGCATCGAGGACATGCGGCTGGATTGTCGTCCCAGGTGGACGCGGTAGGAAAGAGTGTTGAGATGACCTCGGGCGTGATCGTTGCGGACATGCTCGAAGGCACAAAGTTTGCGCTTGGCGTGACGATGGCAGTGCGCAGGCAATCCTTCGTTGACGCCGGTGGCTTTGAGGAGCTTGGCCAGTTTTATGCGGACGACTTTGTGCTGGGCAATCGCCTGGCTGCGCGCGGCACTGGAGTGCGGCTGGCGACGCATGTGATACGGCTGCTGGTGGAAGATACCCCGTTCGGGCTCTCTTTCCGCAACCAATTGCGCTGGATGCAGAGTACGCGGCGGTCGCGTCCGTGGGGACATCTCGGCACGGGGCTTACGTTCGCTCTTCCTTTTGGGTTGATGGGTCTGCTGTGGGGGCTTCTCAGCGGCCACGCACTGCTCGGTCTGGCATGGCTGGCGGCGATGGTCGCAAACCGCTGGTTGCAGGCCGGTGCGGTCCTTCGAGTCATGGGCGATTCGGATTGGATATACGGCATGCTTATCTACCCATTACGCGATCTGCTTGGCAGCATCTTGTGGCTTGGCAGTTACGGCGGCGACCGCTTTTACTATCGCGGGCAGACGTATCGCCTGCGTGAAGGCGGCCGCGTGGAGCGCTGA
- a CDS encoding glycosyltransferase family 39 protein codes for MRSILIIVIAWLLLQIGGLFTPGLLDDVDSIYTEIAREMLVRHDFVTPYINGVRFFDKPPLMYWMAAASMRVFGAYDWVARLPLALGMLALLLSVYALGIRLFRASSPANAPDRGGFYAALAMATSIGPYLYTRFYIPDILLALWMTLGVHLFLISLDRIRDHRSTLLPATGFAAVMALNVLTKGLIGLVFPIGFVLAYLAITRQLRLLFKLHLLASTAVFLAIAAPWHILAALRTPPISLPSGMGLPAHGGWAWFYLYNEHIARFLGRRIPHDYGQVPIPLFWLLSALWIMPWTAFLFPAIRDHIRALRKRASVTAQQHETALSLLLWAALVLGFFTLSSRQEYYNLPALPALALMAAGLLARADGHRPSDISAKRNALTWSLWFLVPLTTLIAVVCGYFAITAPHPKAGADIASLLAANPEFYNLSLGHLFDLTGAAMGLFRGPLSAVAVSMFAIGLGSYALRKRNLNYAANIMLGAAMSVTLMAAHEGLARFYPIIGSKGLALSINQAGIKPEDQIILDGELTSGSSLIFYTRHQLHLINGNVNGLWYGGLWPDSPHIFESEETLRQLWGSSGRVFLFTSDPIRRSRYLAPYGEVHSIASAGGKTVLSNH; via the coding sequence CTGCGTTCGATCCTCATCATCGTCATTGCATGGCTGCTGCTCCAGATAGGCGGGCTATTTACTCCGGGCCTGCTCGACGACGTCGACTCGATCTACACAGAGATCGCGCGAGAGATGCTGGTCCGGCACGACTTTGTGACGCCCTATATCAACGGTGTGCGCTTCTTCGACAAGCCTCCATTGATGTACTGGATGGCCGCCGCCTCCATGCGCGTCTTTGGGGCGTATGATTGGGTCGCGCGTCTTCCATTGGCGCTCGGCATGTTGGCGCTGCTGCTCTCTGTATATGCGCTGGGCATCCGATTGTTTCGTGCATCCTCTCCCGCCAATGCTCCGGATCGTGGCGGCTTCTACGCTGCCCTCGCCATGGCAACCAGCATCGGGCCATATCTCTACACCCGCTTCTACATCCCCGACATCCTGCTTGCATTGTGGATGACGCTGGGTGTGCATCTCTTCCTCATCTCTCTCGATCGCATCCGCGACCATCGCTCCACGCTGCTTCCCGCAACCGGCTTTGCCGCAGTCATGGCGCTCAACGTACTGACAAAAGGGTTGATCGGGCTCGTCTTTCCCATCGGCTTCGTTCTTGCATACCTTGCGATCACCCGTCAGCTTCGCCTGCTCTTCAAACTTCACCTGCTCGCGAGCACCGCCGTCTTCCTCGCCATCGCAGCACCGTGGCACATTCTTGCCGCTCTGCGCACACCGCCCATTTCACTACCATCCGGTATGGGACTTCCCGCGCACGGCGGCTGGGCGTGGTTCTATCTCTACAACGAGCACATCGCCCGCTTCCTCGGCCGACGCATTCCGCACGACTACGGCCAGGTCCCGATACCGCTCTTCTGGCTGCTCAGCGCACTATGGATTATGCCTTGGACTGCGTTTCTATTTCCTGCGATTCGAGACCATATCCGCGCCCTCCGCAAACGGGCTTCCGTCACCGCGCAGCAGCATGAAACCGCATTGTCCCTGCTGCTGTGGGCCGCGCTCGTGCTCGGCTTCTTCACCCTGTCGAGCCGGCAGGAGTACTACAATCTGCCTGCCCTGCCCGCGCTGGCGCTGATGGCCGCAGGTCTGCTGGCACGCGCAGATGGACACAGGCCCAGCGATATCTCCGCCAAACGTAACGCGCTCACATGGTCATTGTGGTTCCTCGTGCCGCTCACCACGCTTATCGCAGTCGTCTGTGGTTACTTTGCGATCACGGCGCCGCATCCCAAAGCGGGCGCTGACATTGCTTCGCTCCTCGCTGCAAACCCTGAGTTCTATAACCTCTCGCTCGGTCATCTCTTCGACCTCACGGGTGCAGCGATGGGACTCTTCCGCGGCCCTCTTAGCGCGGTGGCCGTCAGCATGTTCGCAATCGGTCTGGGAAGCTACGCGTTGCGTAAGCGCAATCTGAACTACGCCGCAAACATCATGCTCGGTGCCGCGATGAGCGTTACCCTGATGGCTGCGCATGAAGGGCTCGCCCGCTTCTATCCCATCATCGGTTCAAAAGGCCTTGCTCTCTCAATCAACCAGGCGGGGATCAAACCCGAAGACCAGATCATTCTCGACGGAGAGCTTACCTCCGGCTCTTCGCTTATCTTCTACACGCGCCATCAGCTCCACCTGATCAACGGCAACGTGAACGGTCTCTGGTATGGTGGGCTTTGGCCCGACTCGCCGCACATCTTCGAAAGCGAAGAGACGTTACGCCAGCTTTGGGGCAGCAGTGGCAGGGTTTTTCTTTTCACCTCTGACCCCATAAGACGCTCGCGCTATCTAGCACCGTATGGCGAAGTCCATTCGATTGCCTCAGCCGGCGGCAAGACTGTGCTCTCCAACCACTGA
- a CDS encoding glycosyltransferase family 39 protein has protein sequence MTSPPISSISHDSIQRQSAPGEGPRRSVALLTLTGLWLAIFFASIFAPPLLDDADATHANAARHMVTSGDLVTLTVNGIRYLEKAPLPYWLDALSFRIFGFNTFAAHLPQAIGVLLLALLGYHWTRRAWGNRTAFYTGLAVLTSAGVFLFTRIYIPEVLLSLFLSTALYCLLCVLERETVKPIRYAYGMWTVLALAVLTKGLVALVFFFGTAIAYLALTGDYKRWRELKPFSGLLLFLAIAAPWHILAGLRNTGGMNGHGFFWFYFVNEHFLRFLGKRYPKDYNKLPGYLFWSLHLVWLFPWSLFAPAAVIQWKSRRRNLTAAPFARKTALILFLFAALILVFFSLSTNQEYYTFPAYLALLALTMAALANAECRYEDDPISRRWVAFAHAVYTVAGVIIATALVYGLWSSRRLPFVPDIGEMLAHRGVGDYTLSMSHFFDLTGPSFAALRLPASLAAIAFAFGPPIAWRLRIARRHLAATTAIAFTSAVFLIAAHIALIRFAPMLSSANLAAKIQQLEDDGSVSRSSEVLLYGDQSYGSSIAFYLGHNVFLVDGRSTSMLFGSTFPDAPHIFLTHNDLLSIWGIGERKILFVPLEKRDEVDKLLGNHKTLLKETSGKALFTDRPLDR, from the coding sequence ATGACCAGCCCGCCCATAAGCTCCATCTCGCACGATTCTATTCAACGCCAATCGGCTCCAGGCGAAGGACCACGCCGTTCTGTTGCACTGCTGACGCTGACTGGGTTGTGGCTAGCCATCTTCTTCGCCTCCATCTTTGCTCCGCCGCTGCTCGACGACGCAGACGCTACGCACGCGAACGCCGCGCGGCACATGGTCACCTCTGGCGATCTTGTTACGCTCACCGTCAACGGCATACGGTACCTGGAAAAAGCTCCCCTGCCCTACTGGCTCGACGCCCTCAGCTTCCGCATCTTTGGCTTCAATACCTTCGCCGCGCACCTTCCGCAGGCAATCGGTGTCTTACTGCTGGCGCTGCTGGGTTATCACTGGACCCGCCGTGCCTGGGGCAACCGCACGGCCTTCTACACAGGACTTGCGGTTCTCACCTCTGCCGGGGTCTTTCTCTTCACGCGCATCTATATCCCCGAGGTCCTGCTGTCTCTGTTTCTGTCGACAGCCCTCTACTGTCTGCTATGCGTGCTCGAACGCGAAACGGTCAAGCCCATCCGGTACGCATACGGGATGTGGACCGTACTCGCCCTCGCCGTGCTCACCAAGGGTCTCGTCGCATTGGTCTTCTTCTTCGGCACCGCGATCGCCTATCTCGCGCTAACCGGCGACTACAAAAGATGGCGCGAGTTGAAGCCATTCAGCGGCCTTCTTCTCTTTCTCGCCATAGCTGCCCCATGGCACATCCTTGCCGGACTCAGGAACACCGGAGGCATGAACGGCCACGGCTTCTTCTGGTTCTATTTCGTCAATGAGCACTTCCTTCGCTTCCTCGGCAAGCGCTATCCAAAGGACTACAACAAGCTGCCGGGCTACCTCTTCTGGAGCCTGCACCTCGTCTGGCTCTTCCCCTGGAGCCTCTTCGCGCCTGCTGCCGTCATCCAATGGAAGTCGCGCAGAAGGAACCTGACCGCCGCACCGTTCGCCAGAAAAACAGCTCTCATCTTGTTCCTGTTCGCAGCGCTCATTCTGGTCTTCTTCTCCCTCTCCACCAACCAGGAGTACTACACCTTCCCTGCTTACCTTGCTCTTCTGGCGCTTACCATGGCCGCTCTTGCAAACGCCGAGTGCCGCTACGAAGACGACCCCATATCCAGGCGATGGGTAGCCTTTGCACATGCGGTCTATACCGTCGCAGGCGTCATCATTGCAACAGCACTCGTTTATGGTCTTTGGAGCTCGCGCAGACTTCCTTTCGTCCCCGATATCGGCGAAATGCTGGCCCACCGCGGCGTGGGAGACTACACCCTCTCGATGTCGCACTTCTTCGATCTCACCGGACCCAGCTTTGCAGCATTGCGGCTCCCGGCATCGCTGGCTGCCATCGCCTTTGCCTTCGGGCCCCCCATCGCTTGGCGACTGCGCATCGCCCGAAGGCATCTCGCTGCAACCACGGCAATCGCATTCACCAGCGCCGTCTTTCTGATCGCGGCTCACATAGCGCTCATTCGCTTCGCTCCCATGTTGTCATCCGCCAATCTAGCTGCGAAAATTCAACAGCTTGAGGATGACGGCTCCGTCTCGCGCTCAAGCGAGGTGTTGCTCTACGGAGATCAGTCCTACGGCTCGTCGATAGCCTTCTACCTTGGTCACAATGTTTTCCTGGTCGATGGGCGCTCCACTTCAATGCTCTTTGGATCTACATTCCCTGACGCCCCGCACATTTTTCTCACACACAACGATCTATTGAGCATATGGGGAATCGGGGAGCGTAAGATCCTCTTCGTCCCCCTCGAAAAGCGAGACGAAGTCGACAAGCTGCTCGGCAATCACAAAACCCTTCTCAAGGAGACCTCAGGCAAGGCGCTCTTCACCGATCGCCCCCTCGACCGTTAA
- a CDS encoding Ppx/GppA family phosphatase yields MPTFAAIDIGSNSCRLKIASVQQHRLKTLYEDREVTRLGESVFQTGVISPEAMAATIRALKRFHKAVQMHVVDKVRVVATSAMRDARNAEAFTEWVLSATGWNVEVISGLEEGRLIHLGVVTHEVGARGRCVLIDLGGGSCEITVSDKGRIKSTVSLPLGAVRLQQEFLQVDPPPKDDIARLKQYIDRELKKAERKIGAPRAALVIATSGTASALAEASGYARRKSAGGRKTLQKKRLEHVGSMTADAGEVRALADRMAKMRNEQREAVPGIGPRRSEIIVGGAFVYASLMERLGLKSFRYSSLGLRDGILAQMLSDVDLRASVHQKIESERWSGVLEVCDRYAIELRRVEPVRQHVVELFDSLARVHELPDEYKLWLESAAMMQEVGKFVNHQGHHRHAQYIIANSEIFGFSPEQRAIVSALARYLGKTRPDPMDRILRGVPVEDHPHIIRAVVLLRLAVALNQDRASAVVRIRTHVYPKRVLLEIVPGRGGAELEAWSLKKEAAYFREIFRRELFVEVV; encoded by the coding sequence ATGCCGACCTTTGCGGCCATTGATATCGGATCGAACTCGTGTCGACTTAAGATTGCGTCGGTTCAGCAGCATCGTCTGAAAACGCTGTATGAGGACCGCGAGGTCACGCGCCTGGGAGAGAGCGTCTTTCAGACGGGCGTTATCTCGCCGGAAGCCATGGCAGCGACGATTCGCGCGCTGAAGCGTTTTCACAAAGCTGTGCAGATGCATGTTGTCGATAAGGTTCGCGTCGTGGCTACCAGCGCTATGCGCGATGCGCGCAATGCGGAGGCATTCACGGAGTGGGTCCTCTCGGCAACAGGCTGGAACGTCGAGGTAATCTCCGGTCTGGAGGAGGGCCGCCTGATCCATCTTGGTGTGGTGACGCATGAGGTGGGTGCCCGCGGCCGATGTGTCTTGATCGACCTTGGCGGAGGGAGCTGCGAGATTACCGTCTCCGATAAAGGACGCATCAAGTCGACGGTCAGCCTGCCGCTTGGAGCAGTACGGCTTCAGCAGGAGTTTCTGCAGGTCGACCCTCCGCCGAAGGATGATATAGCGCGGCTGAAACAATATATCGATCGAGAGTTAAAGAAGGCTGAACGTAAGATTGGCGCGCCTCGTGCGGCGCTGGTGATTGCGACTTCAGGCACGGCCTCGGCGCTGGCCGAGGCGAGCGGTTACGCGCGCAGGAAGAGTGCAGGCGGCAGAAAGACGCTTCAGAAAAAGCGGCTGGAACATGTCGGCTCGATGACTGCCGACGCAGGGGAGGTTCGCGCACTGGCCGACCGCATGGCAAAGATGCGCAACGAACAGAGAGAGGCGGTCCCCGGCATCGGGCCGCGCCGTTCGGAGATCATCGTAGGCGGAGCGTTTGTCTACGCCAGCCTTATGGAACGGCTTGGCCTGAAGTCCTTCCGCTATTCGTCGCTGGGTCTTCGCGATGGAATACTTGCGCAGATGCTGAGCGATGTGGATCTGCGCGCATCGGTGCATCAGAAGATCGAGAGCGAGCGCTGGTCGGGAGTGCTTGAAGTCTGCGACCGATACGCCATTGAACTGCGGCGCGTGGAGCCAGTGCGGCAACACGTGGTTGAGCTATTCGACTCCCTTGCGCGCGTCCACGAGTTGCCCGATGAGTACAAGCTGTGGCTTGAGTCGGCAGCGATGATGCAGGAGGTTGGCAAGTTCGTGAACCACCAGGGACATCATCGCCATGCGCAGTACATTATTGCGAACTCCGAGATTTTTGGCTTTTCGCCGGAGCAGCGAGCAATCGTCAGTGCCCTGGCGCGGTATTTGGGGAAGACACGGCCTGACCCCATGGATCGTATTCTACGAGGGGTTCCTGTTGAAGATCATCCGCATATTATTCGGGCAGTTGTCCTGCTTCGCCTGGCGGTTGCGCTCAATCAGGATCGCGCGAGCGCCGTCGTGAGGATTCGCACGCATGTTTATCCGAAACGCGTCCTGCTGGAGATCGTGCCTGGCCGTGGAGGCGCCGAACTGGAAGCATGGTCGCTCAAGAAAGAGGCTGCTTACTTCCGTGAGATTTTTCGACGCGAACTCTTCGTTGAGGTTGTATAA
- a CDS encoding J domain-containing protein, whose amino-acid sequence MATTKKDYYGVLGVKKGATADEIRKAFRKAARKYHPDVNPGDKKAEEKFKEISEANDVLSDEKKRKIYDQFGFYSDNIDPAAAEAAARGGYGSGFGGHAGGGQEVPFDFSGFDFSDFQGGGGRREQASGGGGGFRDIFNQMFSGGRNTASRGPQPGTDLEYQVSVDFWTAIRGGVTRLEIQRQEMCPTCKGKSTTGGSTECPECHGSGQVTQMGGRMKFNIQCPRCGGSGKVQNTCPTCGGEGVITKTEQLEFRIKPGTRDGQRIRLAGKGNAGTNGGQAGDLFLIIKAGTNPVFTRTGDDIYVTVPVTVAEAALGAKIDVPTIDTHEGGGRTQLKIPPGTQTGQKLRLREKGVPSAVQEGKRGDQIVEVKIVVPKVQDERSKEILRELAKLNPEDPREEIFAKA is encoded by the coding sequence ATGGCAACGACGAAAAAAGACTATTACGGAGTGCTTGGGGTCAAGAAGGGCGCGACGGCGGACGAGATCCGCAAGGCGTTTCGCAAGGCCGCGCGCAAGTACCACCCCGATGTGAATCCCGGCGACAAGAAGGCCGAGGAAAAGTTCAAGGAGATCTCCGAGGCGAACGACGTCCTGAGCGACGAAAAGAAGCGGAAGATCTACGACCAGTTCGGCTTCTACTCGGACAACATCGACCCGGCAGCTGCTGAAGCAGCGGCTCGAGGAGGCTATGGCAGCGGTTTTGGAGGCCATGCGGGCGGAGGGCAGGAGGTCCCGTTCGACTTTAGCGGATTTGACTTCTCCGATTTTCAAGGCGGCGGAGGAAGGCGCGAACAGGCGAGCGGCGGTGGCGGAGGCTTCCGCGACATCTTCAACCAGATGTTTTCCGGCGGGCGTAACACGGCATCGCGAGGTCCGCAACCCGGCACGGATCTCGAGTATCAGGTCAGTGTGGACTTCTGGACGGCAATTCGTGGCGGTGTGACGCGGCTGGAGATTCAGCGCCAGGAGATGTGCCCCACGTGCAAAGGCAAATCGACGACCGGCGGAAGCACGGAATGCCCGGAGTGCCACGGTTCGGGGCAGGTGACGCAGATGGGCGGCAGGATGAAGTTCAACATCCAGTGCCCGCGTTGCGGAGGCTCCGGCAAGGTGCAGAATACGTGCCCTACCTGTGGCGGCGAAGGCGTGATTACGAAGACGGAGCAACTGGAGTTTCGTATCAAGCCGGGCACGCGCGACGGTCAGAGGATTCGCCTTGCAGGGAAGGGAAATGCTGGAACGAATGGTGGCCAGGCGGGCGACCTCTTCCTCATCATCAAGGCAGGGACAAATCCGGTGTTTACGCGGACGGGCGACGATATCTATGTGACTGTTCCGGTAACTGTGGCTGAAGCGGCATTGGGCGCGAAGATCGATGTCCCGACGATCGACACGCATGAAGGCGGAGGCCGGACGCAGTTGAAGATCCCACCGGGGACGCAGACGGGCCAGAAGCTGCGACTGCGCGAGAAGGGGGTGCCTTCGGCGGTGCAAGAAGGCAAGCGCGGCGACCAGATCGTCGAGGTGAAGATCGTCGTGCCGAAGGTGCAGGATGAACGGTCCAAGGAGATATTGCGCGAGTTGGCAAAGTTGAATCCCGAAGACCCGCGCGAGGAGATATTTGCAAAGGCGTAA
- a CDS encoding helix-turn-helix transcriptional regulator, with translation MATKRKSKGAYMISAVAEMYQIHPQTLRLYEREGLLRPSRSEGNTRLYTDEDLERLEFILNLARDLGVNIAGIGVILQMRERMEEMNRQMQGFVDYVRTEMLSRMQQQQQASSAGLVPMRRSMVTPPAVPLKKR, from the coding sequence ATGGCGACGAAGCGCAAGAGCAAAGGAGCTTACATGATCTCGGCGGTTGCCGAGATGTACCAGATTCATCCGCAGACATTGCGCCTGTATGAGCGTGAGGGGTTGCTGCGGCCGTCGCGCAGCGAGGGAAACACCCGCCTCTACACCGATGAAGACCTCGAGCGGCTTGAGTTTATTCTGAACCTGGCGCGCGATCTTGGCGTGAACATCGCGGGGATTGGCGTGATCCTGCAGATGCGCGAGCGCATGGAGGAGATGAACCGTCAGATGCAGGGGTTTGTCGACTACGTGCGGACGGAGATGTTGTCGCGGATGCAGCAGCAACAGCAGGCATCGTCGGCGGGGCTGGTTCCGATGCGCAGGTCGATGGTGACTCCACCGGCCGTTCCTCTGAAGAAGCGATAG
- a CDS encoding histidine phosphatase family protein, with amino-acid sequence MNLFVLRHASAGVRRANPLLDVKRPLDKDGKRHCLLLAHTLNALNIQFDLVVSSPLKRSIQTASLVGTETGYESKILISKALAPEASYRDFQRLLSECRNYENLLVVGHNPNLPQFLASLLVSPSATSQPQIRMRKGSLARLSYVRAPATMQWLLDARTIRALYTTSTKSSRRKISRK; translated from the coding sequence ATGAATCTATTTGTTCTACGGCACGCCTCTGCTGGAGTTCGACGCGCCAATCCTCTTCTCGACGTCAAGCGCCCGCTCGATAAAGATGGCAAGCGCCATTGTCTTCTTCTGGCGCACACGCTGAATGCACTGAACATTCAGTTCGACCTCGTCGTGTCCAGTCCGCTCAAGCGCAGCATTCAGACGGCTTCGCTTGTGGGTACCGAAACGGGCTACGAGAGCAAGATACTTATCTCGAAGGCGCTTGCGCCAGAGGCTAGTTATCGCGACTTCCAGCGCCTGCTCTCAGAATGCCGCAACTACGAGAACCTGCTGGTCGTTGGCCACAACCCAAACCTGCCGCAGTTTCTTGCATCGCTGCTGGTATCGCCATCCGCAACCTCGCAACCGCAAATCAGGATGCGTAAAGGGTCGCTGGCTCGGCTGTCGTATGTGCGCGCACCGGCCACAATGCAGTGGCTGCTGGATGCGCGCACGATCCGCGCGCTTTATACAACCTCAACGAAGAGTTCGCGTCGAAAAATCTCACGGAAGTAA
- a CDS encoding M1 family metallopeptidase produces MRMQGPSIAAIILVLSPLAMGAQSIATNSPNGAPLSERVVAYTIDARLDTIRKTLDATESLTYRNLSGQPLAIFPFHLYLNAFRPESTFSAETRAGGGVRGSIDSDYAREKIGGITVSRVDADGYGDLTSAMRFTAPDDGNAQDHTVVEITLPRPLAPNDSVTFHFVFHDRFPESVARNGYKRDFIMGGQWFPKIGVFSHGAWNCHQYHATTEFFSDFGTYNVRLTVPRNYTVGASGVPTAQQPNADGTKTLTFVGEDIHDFAFAASPNFVVTDSIYLSSLGPVQIHILALAAHPGIGQRYLDITRSSLAAFERRYGPYPYKILTVVDPEPGSEIAGMEYPTLVTGDGTWTGVFNMPELTVNHEFGHQYWYGMVASNEFEEPWLDEGINSFTEVTTLADISGSNRSVINQRYANMGDASLQRLQYLLSPDFDPVTRVGWKFRNITSYGAVTYGKSSTLLATLEGLIGRDTMNEAMRTYFQRFRFKHPTTEDFLRTVEEVAVRNGKATASNDAISLNGPPPLNVNGMPETSSLPAIHSSLRPFFDQAVYGTQMLDYAVDSAWSDPVSPGSKQYLSTVYLRRKGDFILPVTADVIFDDGSRVHERWDGVDRWTRFTYTRNSKITSVEIDPGHLIPLDRNVFNNSFTTHPNPLPARKLSAIWLALQQLGQQLLAWVV; encoded by the coding sequence ATGCGTATGCAGGGACCTTCGATCGCTGCCATCATCCTCGTTCTCAGTCCGCTCGCCATGGGCGCGCAGAGCATCGCTACCAACTCTCCTAACGGCGCTCCACTTTCGGAGCGCGTGGTCGCCTATACCATCGATGCGCGTCTGGATACGATCAGAAAGACGCTGGACGCCACCGAGTCGCTGACATACCGCAACCTTTCCGGCCAGCCGCTTGCCATATTTCCATTTCATCTTTATCTGAATGCCTTTCGCCCGGAGTCGACATTTAGCGCAGAGACTCGCGCTGGCGGCGGCGTTCGCGGAAGCATCGATAGCGATTACGCCAGGGAGAAGATCGGCGGAATTACCGTCTCGCGGGTCGACGCCGATGGCTACGGCGACCTCACATCGGCCATGCGCTTCACCGCGCCCGACGATGGCAATGCTCAGGACCACACGGTTGTGGAGATCACGCTTCCGCGCCCTCTCGCTCCCAACGACTCTGTCACCTTTCACTTTGTCTTCCACGATCGGTTTCCCGAATCCGTCGCGCGCAATGGTTATAAGCGCGACTTCATCATGGGCGGACAGTGGTTCCCCAAGATCGGGGTCTTCTCGCATGGGGCGTGGAACTGCCACCAGTACCATGCCACCACGGAGTTCTTCTCCGACTTCGGTACGTACAACGTACGGCTGACTGTGCCTCGCAACTACACAGTGGGTGCCAGCGGCGTTCCCACCGCGCAACAACCGAATGCCGACGGAACGAAGACGCTCACCTTCGTCGGCGAAGACATTCACGACTTCGCGTTCGCCGCCAGCCCGAACTTTGTCGTCACCGATTCTATCTACCTCTCCTCGCTTGGCCCCGTACAGATTCATATCCTCGCGCTGGCCGCTCATCCGGGCATCGGTCAACGCTATCTCGATATCACGCGGTCTTCACTCGCAGCGTTTGAACGGCGCTATGGGCCTTATCCGTACAAGATCCTCACCGTCGTCGATCCTGAGCCCGGCTCGGAGATAGCGGGGATGGAATATCCCACGCTCGTGACCGGCGACGGTACATGGACGGGCGTCTTCAACATGCCAGAGCTTACGGTCAATCACGAGTTCGGCCACCAGTACTGGTATGGCATGGTGGCAAGCAACGAGTTTGAGGAGCCGTGGCTGGACGAGGGAATCAACAGCTTTACCGAGGTCACGACGCTGGCAGACATCTCCGGCAGCAATCGGTCAGTCATCAACCAACGCTATGCCAACATGGGCGACGCTTCGCTGCAACGCCTTCAATATCTGCTCTCTCCCGACTTCGATCCGGTAACGCGCGTGGGGTGGAAGTTCCGCAATATCACCTCATACGGCGCCGTCACCTACGGCAAGTCGTCGACTCTGCTGGCAACGCTCGAAGGCCTGATCGGGCGCGACACCATGAACGAGGCCATGCGCACCTACTTCCAGCGCTTCCGCTTCAAGCACCCTACGACGGAAGACTTCCTGCGCACCGTGGAAGAGGTCGCGGTACGCAATGGGAAAGCCACGGCATCCAACGACGCAATATCTCTGAACGGCCCGCCTCCACTGAATGTCAACGGAATGCCCGAGACCTCATCCCTGCCCGCGATCCATTCAAGTCTTCGGCCCTTCTTCGACCAGGCGGTCTACGGAACACAGATGCTGGATTACGCTGTCGATAGCGCCTGGTCCGATCCGGTGAGTCCAGGCAGCAAGCAGTATCTCTCCACCGTTTATCTTCGGCGTAAGGGAGATTTCATTCTGCCCGTCACCGCCGATGTGATCTTCGATGACGGCTCCCGCGTGCACGAGCGCTGGGATGGAGTGGACCGCTGGACTCGCTTTACCTATACACGCAACAGCAAAATCACATCGGTGGAGATTGATCCCGGCCATCTCATTCCGCTCGATCGCAATGTCTTTAACAATAGCTTCACCACGCATCCAAACCCACTCCCCGCGCGAAAGCTTTCTGCAATCTGGCTTGCCTTGCAACAACTGGGCCAACAGCTCCTTGCATGGGTGGTATAA